Genomic DNA from Enterococcus saccharolyticus subsp. saccharolyticus:
TTTCTTTAGGCAAATCTATTTCGATTTTATTTTCTAAAAAGCGAAATTGCTTGATGTCTTGGTAAGTAAAAAAATCTTTTTTCCAAAATCGTGCATACGTCACTTGAATACCGTTCTTATCTAACATGAGCCAACGTTTTCGCGACAAATAAACCAGCACTAAAAACAAAAGGAGAAATAAAAAACTTTTAAAATGAATTTCTGCCTTCTCTAAAGCAAAAATCAAGCTAAAAAATAATGCAATGAACGCAATCGACCAGTAAATAACGGCCAAAGCATGTTCTAATTGCCACCGAATTTTGTATTTCATTCTTTTCCCCTTTCCACATGAATCGCCAATGCGTATAATAAAGTCGAAGCAATAACCAAGAAGGAGTTTTTTCATGATTAAAGCCTATATCGATGCAGCAACCAAAGGAAATCCTGGACCTAGTGGCGGCGGACTGATGCTCACTGGTGACCATTTATATATCCAAGAATCCTTTGCGTTACCCGAGTTAAGTAATCATCAAGCTGAATTTGCAAGTTTTTGTGCCTTATTGGACTACTTGCTTGCAAACGACTATCAGAATCAAACGATTATGGTTTACACCGATAGTAAGATTTTAGCGCAAACGGTTGATAAAAACTATACGAACAATCCAGATTTCCAAGATTATTTAGAGAATATTCAAGAAAAATTAACGTCTTTCCCTTTATTAATTTTACAATGGATTCCCGAAAGTAAAAACAAAGGTGCCGACAATTTAGCACGTCAAGGATTACAAAAAGCGCTAAAATTACAAAATCGGCGAAAGTAAACGTGAGAAATTTTGTTTGAATCGTAACCAATAAGATTGGTCTTTAATCATTTGTTCGGTTAGTAGCGTTGATTTTTTCATGTCTTCCTCAAAAATTTCAGATAATTCTTCGGTGATTTCGCGATTGTAGGCAAATGCACTCACTTCAAAATTCAATGCATAGCTACGAATGTCTTGGTTGGTCGTCCCAAAAGCAGCAATCGTATCATCCATGACAATCGTTTTTGCATGAATAAAGCCACCTTCATAAATATAAATTTTGACACCGCGACGTTGTAAATAATTCGCATAATATTGTGTCGCCCGATAAATAAATGGATGGTCTGGCATTGAAGGAATCATCACGCGCACATCAACACCTGAACGAACCGCAACTAAGAAAGAATTAATCATCGCATCATCTGGAATCAAATACGGTGTTTGTAACCACACACGTTTTTCTGCAGCTAATAACATTTTGGTAAAGCCGCCTTTTAAGACTTGCTCTTCTGTTTCTGGGCCATCAGCAACCACTTGCATGCTCACGTTGCCAGCTTGTTCAATTGGTGGTACAACGAAATAGCGATCTTCATATTCTAAGGCATCTTCTTCGTTTAACACAGAGGCATTCCAATCACGGATAAACACTTCTTGTAACGTAAATGAAGCCGTTCCAACCATACGCGCATGCGTATCACGCCAATAACCAAATTTCTTCGTTTCTTCTAAATATTGGTCGCCGACATTAAAACCACCTGTCCAACCAATCATGCCATCAATTACCACGATTTTTCGATGCAAATGATAATTTAATCTAGTTTTACGAATTAAATTTCGTGAAGTAATGAATGGGACTACTTTTCCGCCAGCCTCAACTAATGGTCGGAAAAATTTTTGGTTAGTTTTACCACCCCATGGATCAAAAACCACACGTACTTCCACACCTTCTTTGGCTTTTTCAATTAAAATATTCAAAAAGCGATTGCCGATTTTA
This window encodes:
- a CDS encoding EbsA family protein, whose amino-acid sequence is MKYKIRWQLEHALAVIYWSIAFIALFFSLIFALEKAEIHFKSFLFLLLFLVLVYLSRKRWLMLDKNGIQVTYARFWKKDFFTYQDIKQFRFLENKIEIDLPKETLEFKVNKKMLPLFKEESKEIIPIYLQKEG
- a CDS encoding ribonuclease HI family protein gives rise to the protein MIKAYIDAATKGNPGPSGGGLMLTGDHLYIQESFALPELSNHQAEFASFCALLDYLLANDYQNQTIMVYTDSKILAQTVDKNYTNNPDFQDYLENIQEKLTSFPLLILQWIPESKNKGADNLARQGLQKALKLQNRRK
- the cls gene encoding cardiolipin synthase, giving the protein MEFTMDMAIAYQVVWGLIVINTVGAFITVFRKPRSIASVLAWMMTLVFLPGIGFILYAFCGRGIDGEIIYRFSEDHQNRIAEINEIIEENNRHFHQTVKTTESELLKNYFRNMEESPLTKGNAVTFYTDGQKKFEGLFEDIRQAKDNVHVEYYAFFDDKIGNRFLNILIEKAKEGVEVRVVFDPWGGKTNQKFFRPLVEAGGKVVPFITSRNLIRKTRLNYHLHRKIVVIDGMIGWTGGFNVGDQYLEETKKFGYWRDTHARMVGTASFTLQEVFIRDWNASVLNEEDALEYEDRYFVVPPIEQAGNVSMQVVADGPETEEQVLKGGFTKMLLAAEKRVWLQTPYLIPDDAMINSFLVAVRSGVDVRVMIPSMPDHPFIYRATQYYANYLQRRGVKIYIYEGGFIHAKTIVMDDTIAAFGTTNQDIRSYALNFEVSAFAYNREITEELSEIFEEDMKKSTLLTEQMIKDQSYWLRFKQNFSRLLSPIL